CGCGAGATCGCAACAGTCAGAATTGTGCAGAGTGACCCGGAGAACATCGTGCGGGTCAATGGCAGGCAGTGCCTCGGCCTCGAGATATTCAAAGAGCGGAAGTTCAATACGATCGATGCAGTCGCCAAAGTGCGCGAGGAGTTGCAGGTTCTGAGGCAGTCTCTCCCCGGCTACCAATTGAGCGTGATTCAGGATCAGGGCAAGTTCATCAGAGCATCAGTCAACGAAGTCGAGCAGACCGGCCTCATCGGCATCATCCTCGCTGTAATAGTGCTCTATGTTTTCCTGCGCAGGATTGGAGTGACAGCAGTTATCAGCATGGCGATTCCAATCTCCGTAGTCGCAACATTCAATCTGATGTTCTTCAACGATCTTTCGCTCAACGTCATGACACTTGGTGGACTTGCGCTCGGCGCAGGTATGCTGGTCGATAACGCAATAGTCGTTATGGAGAACATATTCCGCCATCTCGAGGAGGGCAAGCCGCTTCGAGAGGCAGCGATACTCGGCGCCGGTCAGGTCGGCGGCGCAATCACGAGCTCCACCCTGACGACGGTCATAGTCTTCCTGCCCATTGTCTATCTGCATGGTGCGGCGGGTGAACTCTTCCGCGAACAGGCATGGACGGTTGCATTCTCGCTGATATCATCTCTGTTCGTGGCAATACTCGTCATTCCGATGCTTGCGTCGAGATTCCTGAAATCGAGTAAGAATAGCAAATCGACTGAGGCCATGCACTTCCCCGGCTACGGTAGCTTCGTGGAAAAAGTCATTGATAAGAGAAAAAGAGTTGTTCTAGGCGGATTGGTACTTGTGGCATTGACAGCACTGCTTGTTCCACTGGTCGGCAGCGAGTTCATCCCCAGATCGGATCAGGGGGAATTCAGGATTGACATAACACTCCCGGAAGGTACGAGTCTTGATCGAACGGACGGTACGACGACCGGCATCGAAGGAATAATAACCGAGAGCTTGGCTGGCGAAATCGAGGCCATGTACACCCGTGTCGGGCCATCGTCGAGCACGACAGAAGATGACCAGGCATCACTCGAGGATGAGAATAACGCCTCGGTCCACGTATTTCTCAATCCTGAGCGAGACAGATCTACTGCAGACATTATCGCCATGCTGCACAATAGGCTGAAAGATTTTCCAGATGTGGAAATGGAGTTCGTTCAACAGCAGACTGCCCTTCAAATGACACTCGGCACGGATGCCGCCCCTCTTTCTGTCGAGATCAGAGGCGAAGACCTCGATATCCTTGCAGAGCTCGCAGACAGTGCAAAAGAAAGGCTGGAGACTATCTCAGACCTGATGAATATCGAAACGAGTTTCGAACGTGGCAGACCGGAGGTCAACATCAAGATCGACAGGACGGTCGCCGCACAGTTCTCGCTTTCGGTCGATCAGATCGCTACACAAATCCGTGATCTTCTCTCCGGGCGCGAAGCGGGACAGATGGAATTCCAGGGCGAATACGACAACATACTGATCCGCAGGCCGGATGTCTCGCTCTCGGAGCTTTCGAACGTGCTTATTGAATCGTCCGCAGGGCGGAGAATCGGTCTCAACGAGGTTGCGAGGATCGAATACTCCTCCGCCCCACGCGAGATTATCAGAAACAATCAGGCAAGGATAGCGCGCATTACAGCGCAGATCAGAGGCGACAAGTCATTTGACAGGATCGTTGGCCAGGTTGAGGACAAACTGAAAGGAATAGCACTTCCCGCCAAATATTCAAGCAATATTACCGGTGAGGAAGAGATGCGCAGAGAAGCTTTCGGCAATCTTGGCTTCGCGCTGTTGCTGGCCATTGTTCTGGTTTACATGGTTATGGCTGCACAATTCGAATCGCTGATTCATCCGTTTGTGATAATTCTCACGCTGCCGCTTGCTGCTGTCGGGGCTGTGCTGGCGTTGTTCGTATTCGGCATTCCGTTCAATATCATGTCATACATCGGTATCATCATGCTCGCAGGCATAGCGGTAAACGATTCGATTATCCTCGTGGATTGCATCAACCAACAGCGCAGAGCAGGCATGACGCTCCGCGATGCAGTCATAGCAGCAGGACAGATGCGTATCCGCCCGATACTTATTACAAGCGTCACGACCATCCTGGCGCTTCTCCCACTTACTATTGGCATAGGCGAAGGTGCATCCCTGCGCGCGCCAATGGCCGTCGCAGTGATCGGGGGGTTGATCACGTCAACGGCATTGACCCTCGTGGTGATTCCGGCAGTGTACTACATTCTGGCCGGACGCAGCTTGCAAACCGAAATGTCATCTGTGGCGCGCAAAACAAATGATTAGATTCGTCATTAAACGTCCAATTCTGGTCGGCATGCTGTTTGTCGGTCTCTGCCTTCTCGGACTGGTCTCATATTTCAACCTGCCCGTAGAACTGATTCCTTTCACTGAACTCCCGATGCTAGTTGTTCAGGTACAGGCGGTGCGTGATGCCGATCCGGAGTACATAGAGAAAGAGGCGGTTGTCGCTCTCGAGGGAGCGATCGGCTCGCTCGAAGATATCGACCGGATCGAATCGTTCATCGATCGGAGACAAGCGATGATTCTCGTCTACTACGATGAAGACGCCAATATCAAATACTCCTATTTGCGCTTGCAGGAGAGAATCGATGCTGCCAGCTCCGGTCTTGGGAATGAGTTCCTTGTATTCGTACTGAAAGTGGACACAGAGCAACTCTCAAACCTCTTCATGTCGCTTCAGGTGCGCGGTACCGGGAGCCTCGACCGAATCAGGCACATTGTTGATGAAGATGTTGTTTCCGAGCTTGAAAACATAGATGGTGTGGCTAATGTCGAGGCGTACGGGGGAACCGAGAGATCGATTGAAATACTCCTAGATGCCGACGCGTTGCGAGCGGCCGGAGTCAGTCCGCAGTTGGTCGAATCGAAAATATCCGCCGGACGAGGCAGCAGGCAGTTTCTCGGAAACGTTCACGACGGGGGCAAACAGTACTTCGTGAATCTACTCGCCGATTACACCGACCTGTCGGAACTCGAAAATACGATTATCAAGGAACAGGGCCCTGTCCTGCTGAAACATATCGCAGAAATCCGCGATGGTGGCAAGGAGAGGACATCGATCTCACGCATCAACGGCATGGAGGCCGTCACAATTTCACTCATCCGCGACGCTCAGGCCAACCTCATCAGCCTATCGCACGAAACTCGTGATTTGGTCGAAGAACTCAACGAGCGGCTCGCACCTGACAGTGTGGAGATTGTGGTACAGAGCGATGCAGCAGAAATTATCGAAGAGAATATCGACCTAATCAAAGAACTGGCGCTGATAGGCGGCCTTCTGGCAGTGCTGATACTCTGGATTTTCCTGAGAAACCTGCGGCTCGTACTCGTGATAGCGTCCGCAATTCCGATATCAATCCTGGTATCGCTGAATTTCTTCTACGCGTTCAACATTTCCATAAATACACTGACACTTGTCGGTATTGGATTGGCTATCGGCATGCTCCTCGACAACAGCATCGTCGTGCTCGAGAGCATATACAGGAAGAAATCTCATGGAATGCCGACTGAGGATGCCGTCGTAACGGGTACCGGAGAGGTTTTGCGCGCAATCACCGCAGCCACACTGACGACGATTTGCGTATTCTTGCCATTTGTATACTCGGGGAATTTTCTGATCAGGACTATCGGCAAACACGTTGGAGTCTCGATAATCGCCACACTAATAGTATCTCTAATCGTCGCATTCCTGCTCATCCCTGCATTCACATATAGAGCATTTGGAAACAAGTTCGCCAAGACTTCGAAATCCTTCTTCAATGTTGTCTCTCAGCGCAATCGTCTGCTTCAACTCTATACGCTCCTTCTCAAGTCGACTCTGCGTTTCCCCGCCCGCACGGTCATTACGGGAACGGTCGTCTTTTTCCTGAGCGTGGTTATTTGCCTCGCTCTGTCGGTCGGTGTACCGGAGGAAGTCGAATTAAATGAGTTTAATTTCTATGCGCAATTGCCCAGCGGCTCAACTCTTGACGCCGCTGATGTGCTGGTCGCAGACATGGAATCGCGTCTCGATGAGATAGCCGAAGTCGGTGACAGGCAGGCGAACATCTACGAAGACAACGCAGTATTCACATTCACGCTCATAGATGACTACAAGAATATCGCAGGTCGCGATATCGCGAATATCAAGGACGATGTGATGGAGAAGGTCGAAGGTCCTTTTCCCCGTGTAGAATTCTCATTCGAGCAACCGGCATCGAACACACGTTATCGCGGAGGTGGCGGTGGGGGTGGATCACGGGGCGGTGAAGCCGGATTGATGAGAATGCTCGGGATCGGATCGCAGAGAGAGAAAGTCGTCGTACGAGGTCAGAACTTCCCGCTGATGAGGCAGGTGGCAGAGGAAGTCAAAGTCAATCTGGAGGAGCTCGATTATGTCGATCGGGCGTGGATCAACCTGTCAGAAGGTCGTCCCGAGATCCAGTTGCTGTTTGATCGACAGGCGCTCAGTCACTTCGGAGTGACATTAGCGGACGTCATGGCTGAGATGTCGAGTTTCCAGGAAGAGTATTCATCGAGCGTCAGCTATAAAGATGACAATGAAGAAGTTGACATTGTTCTTCACAACTCCAGCCTTGAGGACAAGACGGCTGATGATATCAGGGCGTTGGAGATATCACCGGTTCAGGGTGGAACAGTCCCGCTCATGCAGCTCGCCGACCTGATCTACTCCAGCGGAGTCTTCAGCATCAATAGAGTCAATCAGGAAAAGGAGATCGAGGTCAGCTATCGATTCAGTGATCCGGTCAACAACTCCAAGCCGTTGCTCGAAAGTTCGAGACTGGAGATAGAGCAACTCGCGGCGTCAGTCGAAATCCCCGCAGGCATCGCTATCGAGGTCGTTCACGACGAGACAGACTACTCGGAGTTCTATTTCTTGATCGCGGCTGCGTTCATTCTTATATTCATGGTTCTCGCATCAGCATTCGAATCGCTCGCAACCCCGATTGTGATGATGGTGACCATCCCCCTTGCAACAATAGGTGCGTTTTGGGGATTGATTGCCACAGGTCAGTCGGTTCTGAACGCTAATGTGATGATCGGATTCCTGATTCTGCTCGGTGTCGTCGTCAACAATGGCATTATTCTCATCGACTACTCCCGGACGCTGCAGAATCGCGGATACAGGCTCCAGAGAGCGCTGCTGGTTGCAGGACAAGCACGCGTGCGACCGATTCTTATAACAGCGCTCACGACAATCGTCGCCATGTTCCCTCTCGCAATGGGTAAGGCGGAGTATGTTGCTCAGATCGGTGCACCATTCGCAATCACCGTGATCGGCGGGCTGACAGCCGGAACGCTATTCACTCTCGTATTCATTCCGACGGTCTACTCGGGCATGGTGGGTGTTCTTGCATGGTGGAGCAGGCTGCGTCTCGGCATCAAATTGATTCAGTTAGCTCTGTTCGCTGTTGGTTGCTGGTTCATTTACTACAATATCGATTCGCTCACGTGGAAACTTGCATCACTATGCGCACTTACCGCGGTGATTCCCGGCACCACGTATTTCACGATGACTTCACTGAGGCGGGCGTCCGCACAGATAATTCCGCTCGGAGAACCGATCCGGATAACCGTGCGCAATGTCGTGAAAGTCTATGGAGACTATTCCAGATTCATAAAAGAGTACAGCAAAGGGGATCGGCAAAGCGACAGATTCGAGAGAGAAGGTATCAACCGCACTTCATCTGTGCGGCGAAACCTTGGATGGCAGATTCCAATTTACATATTCTCTCTCTATTTCGTCTATAGCTACTTAGAAAGCGATTTCTGGCTCTTTGTGCTGGTGCACCCGATCTACATGGCGACCGTTTCTCTTGCGCGGCGGATGCTGACTCCCGTTCAGGCTGGCGACGAGCACCTTCTTCCCAAGCGCAGGATTCGCAAAATCGTATTCAAGCTGTTGTTCTGGGGATTGCCACTTGCCAATCTGGCTCTCTTCCAGACCAGATGGGAGAATCCGGTGCTGGAAGCGATAATCGGCGCTGTGTGGTATGTTTCGCTTGCGATCTACTCGACATCGCGAAAATTGTACCGAGAGAACATCAACATCAACCGCATTAGCGGCAGGTTAGGACGGACTCGCAAGCTGTTCTATCGATTCGTGAAAGTAATCCCGGTTATCGGCAAGAAGAAGCAGCCTTTCCGCGCGCTGAATCAGGTTTCGATGGAGATTGGAAGCGGCATGTTCGGGCTTGTCGGTCCCAATGGAGCCGGCAAAACAACTCTGATGAGAATCATCTGTGGAGTGCTCGATCAGTCGAGGGGGTCCATCTGGATCAACGGTATCGATCTCAACGAAAAGCGAGAAGAACTTCAGGGGTTGATTGGCT
The genomic region above belongs to Candidatus Zixiibacteriota bacterium and contains:
- a CDS encoding efflux RND transporter permease subunit, whose translation is MIRFVIKRPILVGMLFVGLCLLGLVSYFNLPVELIPFTELPMLVVQVQAVRDADPEYIEKEAVVALEGAIGSLEDIDRIESFIDRRQAMILVYYDEDANIKYSYLRLQERIDAASSGLGNEFLVFVLKVDTEQLSNLFMSLQVRGTGSLDRIRHIVDEDVVSELENIDGVANVEAYGGTERSIEILLDADALRAAGVSPQLVESKISAGRGSRQFLGNVHDGGKQYFVNLLADYTDLSELENTIIKEQGPVLLKHIAEIRDGGKERTSISRINGMEAVTISLIRDAQANLISLSHETRDLVEELNERLAPDSVEIVVQSDAAEIIEENIDLIKELALIGGLLAVLILWIFLRNLRLVLVIASAIPISILVSLNFFYAFNISINTLTLVGIGLAIGMLLDNSIVVLESIYRKKSHGMPTEDAVVTGTGEVLRAITAATLTTICVFLPFVYSGNFLIRTIGKHVGVSIIATLIVSLIVAFLLIPAFTYRAFGNKFAKTSKSFFNVVSQRNRLLQLYTLLLKSTLRFPARTVITGTVVFFLSVVICLALSVGVPEEVELNEFNFYAQLPSGSTLDAADVLVADMESRLDEIAEVGDRQANIYEDNAVFTFTLIDDYKNIAGRDIANIKDDVMEKVEGPFPRVEFSFEQPASNTRYRGGGGGGGSRGGEAGLMRMLGIGSQREKVVVRGQNFPLMRQVAEEVKVNLEELDYVDRAWINLSEGRPEIQLLFDRQALSHFGVTLADVMAEMSSFQEEYSSSVSYKDDNEEVDIVLHNSSLEDKTADDIRALEISPVQGGTVPLMQLADLIYSSGVFSINRVNQEKEIEVSYRFSDPVNNSKPLLESSRLEIEQLAASVEIPAGIAIEVVHDETDYSEFYFLIAAAFILIFMVLASAFESLATPIVMMVTIPLATIGAFWGLIATGQSVLNANVMIGFLILLGVVVNNGIILIDYSRTLQNRGYRLQRALLVAGQARVRPILITALTTIVAMFPLAMGKAEYVAQIGAPFAITVIGGLTAGTLFTLVFIPTVYSGMVGVLAWWSRLRLGIKLIQLALFAVGCWFIYYNIDSLTWKLASLCALTAVIPGTTYFTMTSLRRASAQIIPLGEPIRITVRNVVKVYGDYSRFIKEYSKGDRQSDRFEREGINRTSSVRRNLGWQIPIYIFSLYFVYSYLESDFWLFVLVHPIYMATVSLARRMLTPVQAGDEHLLPKRRIRKIVFKLLFWGLPLANLALFQTRWENPVLEAIIGAVWYVSLAIYSTSRKLYRENININRISGRLGRTRKLFYRFVKVIPVIGKKKQPFRALNQVSMEIGSGMFGLVGPNGAGKTTLMRIICGVLDQSRGSIWINGIDLNEKREELQGLIGYLPQEFGTYENMTAYQFLDQQAMLRGILDSHKRREAVGRSIRSVHLEENRDVKIKSFSGGMKQRVGIAQTLLHLPRILVVDEPTAGLDPRERIRFRNLLSDLARDRVVIFSTHVIEDISSSCNRVAVLGDGVVKFLGTPQEMVERTRGKVWQTHMSDEEFDSARSTLRIVHHMRDNGKIRVRVLASEQPVPDAIQVTPTLEDSYLWLIGKKQ
- a CDS encoding efflux RND transporter permease subunit; the encoded protein is MHKLTRFSVNYPTTVMMMVLAILLLGIISFGRLGVDLLPDLNNPRLFVEIVSADRPPGEMERLYVTNVEAIVSRQSKVNRVSSVSRVGKALVTVEYSWDADMDIAFLDMQKSLAAFGQNDAGTEITVSQHDPNAAPVILVSMYHPDIDDLDQLRRTAENIVRNELVRLEGIAAVEIVGARQREVEILTDPYTLEAYGLTLDQVASRISSFNRNLSGGSIVEMGRRYVIKGVGEYQDLHDIENLIVRYKIDTSDPGGGSSQNRVPVYLREIATVRIVQSDPENIVRVNGRQCLGLEIFKERKFNTIDAVAKVREELQVLRQSLPGYQLSVIQDQGKFIRASVNEVEQTGLIGIILAVIVLYVFLRRIGVTAVISMAIPISVVATFNLMFFNDLSLNVMTLGGLALGAGMLVDNAIVVMENIFRHLEEGKPLREAAILGAGQVGGAITSSTLTTVIVFLPIVYLHGAAGELFREQAWTVAFSLISSLFVAILVIPMLASRFLKSSKNSKSTEAMHFPGYGSFVEKVIDKRKRVVLGGLVLVALTALLVPLVGSEFIPRSDQGEFRIDITLPEGTSLDRTDGTTTGIEGIITESLAGEIEAMYTRVGPSSSTTEDDQASLEDENNASVHVFLNPERDRSTADIIAMLHNRLKDFPDVEMEFVQQQTALQMTLGTDAAPLSVEIRGEDLDILAELADSAKERLETISDLMNIETSFERGRPEVNIKIDRTVAAQFSLSVDQIATQIRDLLSGREAGQMEFQGEYDNILIRRPDVSLSELSNVLIESSAGRRIGLNEVARIEYSSAPREIIRNNQARIARITAQIRGDKSFDRIVGQVEDKLKGIALPAKYSSNITGEEEMRREAFGNLGFALLLAIVLVYMVMAAQFESLIHPFVIILTLPLAAVGAVLALFVFGIPFNIMSYIGIIMLAGIAVNDSIILVDCINQQRRAGMTLRDAVIAAGQMRIRPILITSVTTILALLPLTIGIGEGASLRAPMAVAVIGGLITSTALTLVVIPAVYYILAGRSLQTEMSSVARKTND